From the genome of Streptomyces sp. NBC_00523:
CTTCTACCACGCCTTCCCGAAGGACCTCCTGGTCGTCCTGGACTCCGGGATCTCGACGGGCTGCGTGGTGGCGATCGTCCTCAACCTGGCCTTCAACCACCTCGGCCGCAAAGCGGACCCCGAGGCGGGGACCGCGCCCGGCGGTCACGACCCGGTCAAGGCGATGGAGGTCGCCGCCCACTGACGTAGGGTCAGCACGACGTGGCGCGTACGGGGTTGGCCGTACGCGCCACGAGTGGTTCCGCCGGTGTTCAGCCGATGTGGAAGCTGTCCCCGTAGACCTTCCAGTCCAGCGGCGGGTCCAGGTTCAGATTGCCGTTGCGCAGGAAGACCCGCTGGGCGGTGTCCACCCGGCTGGTGTCCGAGTGGGCCTCCTCCTGCTCCATGGCCCAGACCCGCGCGTCCAGGAACGCGTCGAGGTAGGCCACCTCGTCACCGCCCTGGGACGGCGGCCGCGCCTGCGCCAGGGCCCGCTGCCGGATGGACCCGAAGCTCGTGCTGTCGCCGCCGTCGCCGTGCATCACGATGGCGTCGTAGTACGCGAACTGGCCCAGCGTGCCCAGTCCGTCGCTCTTGGCCCGGCTGACGGCCGGGTCGAAGTACACCCGGTCGCGCTCGTCGTTCTGCGCCTGCTGGAAGTCCGGATCCTGGGCGGCCGTCTCCCAGGCGTCCTGGAAGCCAGGGTCGAGACCGTCGTGCGCATCGCTGCCGTCCACCTCGCGCAGGGCCGGCAGATATCCGGCCAGTGCGTTGTCCGGCTTGCGCTGCGTGTACAGCTCGACCAGGTCGAGCATGTCGCCGGTACCGGAACAGAAGCCGATGATGCCCGCGGTGTAGCCGCGGCCGTCGCCGATGTCCTCGATGTAGCCGTACTGCGCCTTCCAGTCCAGCGAGGAGTTCTCCGCGCTGGAGACCAGTTGCATGGCGATGTCCTTCTTCGCCGGATCGTCGAGACCGGTCGAGGCCGCCTCCTGGTGGTGAGCCGCCGCCGTGGGGACGGGGGCGGTGCCGGCGAAGGCGGTGGCGGGCACCGCCGTGAGGGTCAGTCCGAGCGCGACGAGCGCGACGCGCACGGATCGGGTGGTGCGACGTGCGGTGCGCTTGTGGGGAGCGTACACCTGTCCTCCAAGGGAGTTCGTCGTTCCGCTGTTCTGTTAGGAAGCTTTCCTATCAGGATCGAACGGTGGTCGTACACCCCTTCGACACAGGTGAGTTGAGCGGGGCGGGCAGGCCCTAGGCGCGCTTGATCTCGTAGCTGTCGCCGTACACCTTCCAGGCCAGCGGCGGGTCCAGGTCCAGATTGCCCCGGTCCAGGAAGACCCGTTGCGCGGTCTCGACCCGGCTGGTGTCGCTGTGCGAGGGCTCCTCGCGGATCGCGTCGACCCGTGCGTCGAGGAAGGCGTCGAGATACGCGGTCTCGTCGCCGCCGTCCGCGGGGGCCCTGGCCGCGTCGAGCGCCTGGCTCCGGATCGTACGGAAACCGGTGGTGCCCTCCGCGTCGGCCTCCCCGTGCATCACGTACGCGTCGTAGTAGACGAACTGGCCCAGCGTGCCCAGCCCGTCCTCCTTCGCCCGGCGCACCGCCGGATCGAAGTACGAGGCGTCCCGCTCGGCGTCCTGCGCCTCCCGGAACCTCGCGTCCTTCGCCGCCTCGGCCCAGGCCCGGGTGAAGGGGGAGCCCAGCCCCGTGTGCGCGTCGCCGCCCTTCACCTGCCGCAGCGCGGGCAGGAAGCGTTCCAGCGCGTTGCCCGGCCGGGACTTCGCGTACCGCTCCACGACCCGGAGCATGTCGCCGGTGCCGGAGCAGAAGCCGATGATGCCGCCCGTGTAGCCGCGCCCGTCCCCGATGTCCTCGATGTACTTGTACTGCGCCTTCCAGTCCAGCGTGGAGTTCTCCGCGCTGGAGACGAGCTGCATGGCGATGTCCTTCTTCGCCGGGGCGGCGAGCCCGTCCGCCGGTCCCTTGCCGGACGAACCTCCGGCCTGGGCGCAGCCGGTGAGCGTCGTGGCGGACATCAGGAGGGCGGCGAGCGGGGTGACCAGGGCGCGCGGGGTGAGCTTCACCGGTCCAGCCTGCCAGGCCGGCGGCGTGATCCCGGCGCATTCGGCGGTAGCGTCGGGGGCATGGATGATCAGTCTGTGGTGGATGTCGGCGACGTGCGGCTGGCGTACCGGAGCTGGGGTGACCCGTTCGGGTCCCCCGTCGTACTGCTGCACGATCTCGGCGCGAGCGCGGCGAGCTGGGAAGCGGCCGGGAGCCTGCTGGGGCGGGAGTGGCGGGTGTACGGAATCGACCTGCGCGGCCACGGTGAGAGCGACTGGCCCGACGATTACGACCTGGAGCTGATGCGCGACGACGTGCTCGGGTTCCTGGACGAGTGCGAACTGGACCGGGCGGGCGTGGTCGGCCACGGCATGGGCGGGGTCGTCGCCCACCTCCTCGCCCAGGAGTACCCGGACCGGGTGGAGCGGCTGGTGCTGGTGGAGACCCCGCCGCCGTTCCCCGGGGCGGCGGGCCGGGCCGTCGAGCCGGACGGGCCCGCCGACTACGACGAGGCGGTGCTGAACTCCGTGAACGGCGAGCTGGCGGACCCGGATCCGGCCTGGGCGCGCGGCCTCGGGGAGATCGTCGCGCCGACGCTGATGCTGGCGGGCGGACCGGCGAGCACGATGCCGCAGGGGCGCCTCCAGGACATGGCGTCGATGATCCCGGACTGCCACCTGGTCACGATGGGCGGCGGGCACCGTCCGCACGAGGCCGATCCGGAGCAGACGGCTCAGCGGATCACGGAGTTCTTCACGAGCTGAGGGCGCGCGCTCCGGCGCGTACACCGTGAACCTGGGCGCGCGCCCGGCCCCGCGCCCCCTCAGCCTCCCGGCCGCCAGTCCGGCCGTCGCCCACCCCTGGCCACCGCCCGGTCCAGCAGCGGCGCGTCATCGGCGACCGGCACCGGCGGCCCGAACGGGGACGGGTCGTCGCCCTGGTCCGCCAGCAGCGCGAGCGTGTTGCGCAGATGGGCGTCCTCGGCGTCGAAGGGCTGCCCGGTCGCCTTCGCGAGGTCCCAGCCGTGCAGGACCAGCTCGTTGAGCGCGACCATCCCCGCGACCTGGCCGGGCAGGTCCACGCCGCCCGCCCTGGTCATGCCCTCCCAGGCATCGGGGACGCGCCAGGCGGCCACCATCCCGTCGAGCGCGGCGGGCAGCGTGGTCCGCCAGCCGGTTTCGAGGACGCCGGACTCCACGGCGGGCGCCGAGTCGGTGACCGGTCCCGGCTCCTTGCGGGCGGCGTCCCGGAAGGCGACGGCCAGGCCCTCGATGTGGGCGAGCAGGGCGCCCACGGTCACGCCGGGGCAGGGGGTCGCCGCCCCCAGCGCGCCGTCGTCCACGGCGTCGAGCTGCGCGGTGATCCGGCGCGCGGCCGGTTCGAGGTCGAGCGGTTGTGTGTCCATACCAGTGCAGACTGCCCGACCGCCGCCACCTCATCGGTCAGCGCACGACGTGTCCCCGCAGAACGATCCGGCGGGGGTGGTCGAGCACCGCCGGATCGGTCGTCGGGTCGGTGTCGTACGCGACCAGGTCGGCGGGGGCCCCGTCCACCAGACCCGGCAGGCCCAGCCACGAGCGGGCCGTCCAGGACGCCGCGCCGAGCGCCGCCTCGGCCGGGAGCCCGGCCCGGAGCAGCCAGGACGCCTCGCTCGCGACGGTCCCGCAGGGGAACGAGTCGGTGCCGGCCAGCACCGTGACGCCCGCCTCGTGGGCGGCCCGGACGTTGCCGGACATGGACTCCCAGCCGGCCAGCCACAGATCGCGGCGCACACTCGGCTCCCGCGCCCGCATCGCGTCCACGCCCCTGCCGAACGCCGCCAGCGTCGGCACGAACGCGGTGCCCTGCGCCGCCATCCGGTCCAGCAGCCCGGGGTCCAGATGCATGCCGTGCTCCAGGCTGTCCGCCCCCGCGAGGACCGCGTTGCGGGTGCCCTCGGCGGTCTGGCAGTGCACCGCCACCTTGCCGCCCGCCGCGTGGACGGCGGTCACCACCTCGGTGAGCAGGCCGAGGGACACCGGGGGCTCGTCCTGCCGCCAGTCCCCGACGACTTTGCACCAGCCGGAGGAGGCCGCCGACTCCTCCACGGCGGCCCGGACGAGCTCCGCCTCGGTCACGTCCCGGCCGAAGCCGGGGATGAACCTGCCGGGGGTGGCCAGCCACCGGCCCGCCGACGTCACCCGGGGCAGCTCCCGGTCCTCGTCCACCCAGGCCGGCATCCGCGCGGCCGTGCCGGGGGTGCGGACGGCGAGGACCCCGGCGTCCCGGTGCGCGCGCAGCTGTTCGCGCAGCAGCTCCTCGCTGAACGGTTCGCTCGTGTCGGTGGCCCCGGGGTGCGTGTGGACGTCGACCAGCCCGGGCACCAGCCAGCCGCCGTCGACCACGGTCTCGGCGCGCCGCCCCGCGAATCCGCCAGGCGGGGCGCCCTCGCGCAGTACCTCGCCCTCGATCCAGAAGGCCCGTTCCTCGCGTTCCGGCAGCACCACACCTCGTACGCACAGCATCCGCCGACGGTACGTCAGGCGCCGCGCGTGCCAAGGTCCGGGGGCACACCGGCACATTGCGGAAGGTTCCGCTCCGTCCTCTTGTCGGAGACCCCCACCGCATGCGATACAGGTCTGGACCATTGCTCCCGGATGGAAGGCAAGACCGTGCGATCCCCCCACACGCATGCCGCGTTGGCCTGTTCCGCCGCCCTGCTCCTCGCCGCACTCACCACCGCCTGCGGCTCGGAGGCCGAGGCGGACACCAGGAAGCCCACCGCACCGCACGGGGTGACCGCGCAGGCGAGCAGCGCCACCTCCGCGCACGTCATGTGGAGGGCCGCCACCGACGACACCGCCGTCACCGGCTACGACGTCTACCGCCAGGGCAAGAAGGTCAAGTCGGTCTCCGCGAGCCGGGTGATGATCGACATCGACGGGCTCACCGCGTCCACCGCCTACACCTTCACCGTCCGCGCCCGCGACGCGGCCGGGAACCTCTCCGCGCCGAGCGCCGCCGCGTCCGTCACCACCCCCGCCCCGACCCCCGCCGACCACGAGCCCCCGACACGGCCCGGCACACCGCGCGGCAAGGCGGACGGCAGCCGCGCCGCCACCCTGTCCTGGGGCGGGTCCACGGACGACGTCGGCGTCACCGCGTACGACATCTACCAGGAGGGCTCCCGCATCCACAGCGTGCCCGGTACGCAGACCACCGCGCGGCTCACCGGACTGCGCCCCGGCACCATCTACACGTTCACCGTGCGGGCCCGGGACGCGGCCGACACCTCGTCACCGGACAGCGCGAGCCTCGACCTCACCACCGCGTCGGCCCCCGGCGCGCCCGCCTCCACCGCCCCGACCGACCTGCGGATCACCAACCGGGCCGAGGGCAAGGAGCACACCGTCGAGCTGGACTGGAAGCAGCCCGAGACGGGCGGCAAGATCCCCGCGTACCAGCTCTACATGAACGGTCGGCTGACCACCACGATCGTCTGGGGAGGCGAGCCGCCCGCCGGCCGGGCGCACTACGAACTCACTGTCAACGACCCGCAGGGCACCCGCTATGCCATGAAGCTCCGCGCCAAGCTCCCGGACGGCAAATGGGGCGACTTCTCGGCGGCCCGCACGGTGGTCCTGGGCGACTAGAGGGGGACCCGGACCGTCTCGATCCACGACGGCGGCTGCGGGGCGTCCGTCCCGATGAGCGCGGCGACCAGTCGGCACGAGGGCGACTCGTCGGGCCACGGGGTGTGCCCGTCGGTGAGGACCACCACGATGCCCGGGCGCTCCGGCGCGGCCAGCGCCCGGGCGATGCCCACCCGCATGTCGGTGCCGCCGCCCCCGCCCAGCGCGACCTGGTCGGCGGAGGTCACCCGGGAGACGGCGTGCACATCGGCGTCGCAGGCCAGCACGGTGACCCGGTTGCCCCGGATGCCCACCTCCCGCAGCACCCCGGTCACCTCGCCCAGCGCGGCCGCCAGTTCGTCGTCGCCCATCGAGCCCGAGGTGTCGACCACGACGGCCACCCGGGGCAGCGGGCGGCGCAGCGTCGGCAGGACGACGCCGCGCAGGGCCGCGCTGCGCCGGGACGGGCGGCGGTAGGTGTAGTCCACCGCCCCGGAGGCCCAGGCCGCCGCCTCCTGTACCGCACCGGCCAGCGCCTGCCGCCAGTCGACGACCGGTTCCAGGATCTCCTCGGCCCATCGCCGCCAGCCCGCGGGAAGGCTGCCCCGGGTGCGCTGGTGGGCCCGCATCGACTCGGCCGTACGCCTGCGCAGCGCCTCCGCCTCCGTCGGGCCCAGCGGGGACGGCCCCTCCGCACCGGGCAGCTCCCACGGCTCGGGGCGGCCGTGCGCGCCGGAGCCGCAGTTGTGCGGCGGCGGACCGGGCGGCAGCGCGGGCAGGTACGTCTCGAAGAGCTGACCGGACGGCAGCCCGAAGAGCCCCGGCTCCATCCGCCCCTCCGGCAGGGGGAGCCCGTCGCTGATCAGGTCGTCGTTGATCTCGCAGTCCTGGGCGATATTGACCCGGTGCGCGTCGCGCTGGTCGGCCGCCGGGAGCCGGGCGGCCCGCCCGTGGTGGTCGCGCAGCAGATGCGCGACCTCGTGCACCCACACCCCGGCCAGCTCGGCGACGGGCGTCCGCTCCACGAACGCGGGCGACACATAGCAGCGCCAGTGCCGGTCCACACCCATCGTCGGCACCCGGTCGCTCGCCACCACCGACAGCGCGTACAGCGCGGTCGCCAGGTAGGGCCGGTCGCTCGCCGCCCGGTACCGCGCGGCGAGCAGCTTGGTGTGGTCCAGCGTGAGCCGCGCGGCGTGCCCTTCCGGTTGCTCCTCCGGTCCGGGCACGGCCTCAGGCGCTCCCCGGCAGCGCGCCCGAGAGCTGGAGGAGTTCCAGGAAGGCGTCGATGCCCTCCGGGACCGGCCAGTCGGTGTCCCGCATCGCCGCCAGGTCCATCGCCGCCCGCGCCGCCACATCCGGAACGCCCGCCGCGACGGCCTTCGCCAGCACCGCCCAGCCCGCCTCCCAGCGCGGGCGGGTCGGCTCGGCCTGCACGGCGGCCACCACCGCGATCAGGAAGGCCAGTTGCCGGTCGCCGCGCTCGGGCAGCGCGAAGGCGTCCGGATCGGCCAGCACCCGGTCCGGGTCGGGCAGGTCCAGGTTCTCCAGATACGACAGGAGCTCGATGCCCGCCCCGTCCCCGACGGCGCCCGTCAGGGCGGCGGCGACGGCGTCCCGGCCGGTGCCGGTCGCGTAGCCGGCGGCGAGGAGCCGCAGCGCCATGTCCCAGGTCCGGGGCGACGGCCAGGCCCTGCCCCGGCCCTCCGCGTCGGCCGGGAGGTGGTGCACCAGACCGGGGCGCGCGGTGAGGAATCCGGAGACCGCGCCCCGTGCCCGGGCCACCGCACCGGCGGTCCGGGCGGGGTCGACCACGGGGACGGTCGCCTCGGGCCAGGTGCCGGCCATGCCGCGTGCCACGGTGCGCGGGTCGTGCGTCCAGTGCAGGTGCACGAAGCGGTTGGCGAGCGGGGGGCTCAGGTGCCAGCCGTCCGCCGCGCTCGACGGCGGATTGGCCGCAGCGACGATGCGCACGGCGTCGGGAAGCTTCAGGCTGCCCACCCGGCGTTCCAGGACGACCCGCAGCAGGGCGGCCTGCACGGCCGGGGGAGCGGACGACAACTCGTCGAAGAACAGCAGCCCCTGGCCCTTCCGGGCGAGCCGGACCGCCCAGTCCGGCGGCGCCATCGGCACCCCGGTCGTGGCCGGGTCGTCCCCGACGACGGGCAGCCCCGCGAAGTCCGACGGCTCGTGCACGCTGGCGATGACGGTTTCCAGGTCCAGGCCGAGGCCCGCAGCGAGCTGTTCGAGCCCCGCCGACTTCCCGATGCCCGGCTCGCCCCACAGCAGCACGGGCTGATTGGCGGTCACCGCCAGGGCCAGCGCTTCGAGCTGCGGGCTGGCGACGGTCTCGGTCCGGGTGGCGCGCAGCCGCCCGTTGAGCGCGTCGGCGGCGTCCAGCGGGTGCGGCGGTGCCTGGGCGGGGACGCCGGGGGCCACGGTGCTCACGCGTCTTCACCGTCTTCTTCGTCGTACGCGTCGTCGTGGTCCTCGTCCCACTCGTCCCACCACTCCGAACCGGCGTCCGGATGCTCCTTCAGCACCCGTTCCGCGAGGAACCGCAGATCGGTCCGCCGGTACTTGCGGATCATCTGTTCCAGCGAGAGTTCGGTCTGGTCGCTCACGTCGATCCGGGCGCCCGCGTCGAGCAGGTCCCGGACGAGTGCCGCCGTCCCGCGCCCCGAGACGGCGGCGCTCAGCGGGGTGCGCTCCCGGTGGTCCCTGGCCTCCAGGTCGAGCCCGGCCGCCAGCAGCCGGGGGAGCAGCACGGTGTGGTCGACCAGGGGCAGGACGTGGAGCAGCGTGTGCCGGCCGCCGTCCCGGACGCGCGGGTCGACGCCCGCGTCCAGCAGCGCCACGACCCCCGCCGTGTCCCCGTGCTGGGCGCGGAGGAAGAGGTCGCGCCGCTGGGCGGCCAGGGCCCGGGGCAGCCGGCCGGTGCCGGTGAGGCAGGCGTGCTCGACGGCGAAGCAGCCGGTGACCGCTCCGCCGAACGCGCGCAGGGCGCTCTCGCGCTGCCGCTCCTGCGCGGTGTGCGGGGAGGTCAGCGTCCCGTCCCGGAAGCCGACTTCGTGCCAGTCGCCCCGGCAGCGCACCCGCGCCGGGGCGGGCGGCGCGACCCCGGGCGGCCCGAACGGCCCCGCGTGGTCAGGGAAGAGCGACCGGGCCACCAGCGGATGCAGGTCCGTCGGGGTCAGGATGCCGTCGGCCAGCAGCTCCAGGTCGGGCACCCTGCGCCAGACCGCCTCGGGCAGGAGGACCGCGCCGTCGGCCGTGTCGCGGGCGACGAGCCTGATCCGCAGCGGGCCGCCGAGCCCCGGGCCGGTGAAGTCGAGCCGGACGCGCGCCCGCCAGTCCTGGCCGATCTGGAAGACCTCGGCCCCGGTGAGCTCCGCGAACCGGCGCACCTCCGCCTCCAGCCGCGCCACGTCCAGCGCGAGGCCGGCCACGATCGTCTCCGGGGTGGTCCGGTAGTACGAGGGCATCTCCGGGGGTGTCGGGTCCCACGCGATCCCGGCCGCCGCCAGCGCGTCGGCGATCCGCTCGTCCGCGTACAGCAGACCGATCCACTCGGCGCGGGCCACCGGGTCGCCGCTGCCCGGGTCCTCGTCCGGCGGGAGCAGGTCCGCCGGGAGCGGAGTGCCGTCGGCCGTGAGGAACGGCAGCCGGTCGGCGCCGCCGGCCCGGGCGCGCAGCTCACCGGCCTCGCTCGCGCGCCACAGGTGCCCGAGCGACCGCCAGTCGTCGGTGAGTCCGTACGCGGCCCGGCGCTTCGGCGGGCCGAAGCGGAGCGGGAGGCGCTGGGGGCCGTCGACCATGGCCGGGGTGGACAGCTGGAGATACGCGCCGGGCGCGGAGCCGTAGCCCGCGAGGAGGACGGTCCGGTCGGTGGCCAGGGTCGAGCGGCCCGCGAGGATCCGGGGCAGGTGCCAGCGCAGCAGGTCCGGCACCAGGTCCCGGAGGTCGGCGAGGAGGGCTTCGGCGGTCTCGGCGCCGTACTGCACGGAGACCCGGTCCGGGTCGACGCGCACGTCGAAGCCGGCCGCCGCGCAGGCCCCGCGCCAGTCGCCGGCCTCCCGCAGCGCGGCCGACTCCTCGATCACGGAGCGCGGCACGGCGTAGCGGCGGACCTGGCGCCAGCTCGCCGCCTGCTCCGAGGAGAGGAACAGGGCGGTGCCACCCCGGCTCATCGGTACAGGCTCCTGACCGCGCGCAGATCGGCGTGGGCCCCGCCGTCCGGGCGCAGCAGCGCCGCGAAGGAACGCTTCACCCGGCGCGGCAGCCCGGGGCCGAGCCCCACGTACTCCAGCCGGGACCCGGGCGCGACGGCGGCGAGCAGGGTCTTCGCCCCACGGCCGGTCAGCCCGGTGTGGCTGAGTTCGAGGCGGCGCAGCGGGCTGCCGGGCAGCGCCTCGGCCAGCGCGTGCGCTCCGGGGTCCCCGGTGACGTTGGCCGGGGCGCCCAGGCTGCGTTCCGAGGGCGGGCGGCCCAGGTCGAGCGCCTCGATCCCGTCGAGCGCCCGGGCCAGGGCGCGGGCGCCCTCGGGTCCGATGCCGTTGCCGCCCAGGCCGAGCCGGACCGGGCGGGACGGGTCGGCGGCGGCCGCGAGGACGGCGGCGCCCTCGTCGCCGAGGTGGTTGGACGGCAGGTACAGCTCCCGCACCCCCGCGTCCAGGATCAGCCGGGCGAGCAGCGGCGCGGCGTCGGCGCCCAGCCCGTTGCCGCCGAGGAAGAGCCGTTCGACGGGGCACGGACGGGTGCTCAGGACGTCCAGCAGGGCGGCCAGACCGTCGGCCGTGATCCCGGTGTTGACCAGGTCGAGGGTGCGCAGCGCGGTGTTGCGGCGCAGCATCGGGAGCAGGGCGCGGACGCCCGCGTCGCCGAGCGGGTTGCGCTTGAGCCAGAGGGCCCGGACGGTGGCGTCGTCGGCCAGGGCGGCGGCGAGGGCGGTGGCCCCTTCGGCGCCGATGCGGTTGCAGCCGAGGTACAGGGTGTGCAGCCCGTGCGCGGACCCGGCCGTCGCCGCCGCCACGGCCTTCGCGCCCTCGTCGCCGAGGGAGTTGGTGCCGAGGAGTACGTGGGTGGCGTGCGGGGAGCGGGCGAGGGCGGGCATGATCCGGGCGGCGCCGGCCGGGCCGAGCCCCTGCTTGCAGAGGTCGACCCGCCCGTCGGCGCGCAGCGCGCCCAGCGGGAAGGTCTCGTCGGCCCCGACGGGCTCCGCCGCCGCCAGCCGGCCGAGCAGCGGCCCCAGCAGCGCCGGGTCGGCGAGGGGCAGGTCCGGATGTTCAATGGCCGGACAGCGCACCGGAATCGGCCCAGACATCTCTTACCCCCGCCTCTGAGAAAAGGTGGCAAGGCCGGTCGGATTCGAACCGACGTCCTCCAGCTTGCAGCTAGGGCGCGACGACCTCTGCGCTACAGCCTTGCCGTCGGTGATCCTAACCAGGACGACGATCGATTCGCACACCTGCACCCATGGTTGTGCGGGCGTCGACGGCCGAGCCGCGCCCGATTCTCAAGTGGTCTGTACCTCTTGACGACTTGGTCCAGACCAATTACGTTCCCGTGTGCTCCATGGAACGACATCCGCACCTCCCCGAGGACCGCCTCACCGGTCCCTGCCGTAAGGGAGAAACCATGTTCGAGCACATGCCACTCAGACGGAGAACGGCGACCGCACTGCTCGCCGTTCTCGGCCTCCTCCTCACGCTCCTGTCCCTGCAAGCGGTCCCCGCGCACGCGGCGGGCAAGCTCACGGCGACCTTCACCTCCGCCGACAACGGCCCCTGGTGGAAGGGCACCTACGTCCTGCGCAACGACACGGACACCGCCGTCACGGGCTGGAGCCTTGAGTTCGACCTGCCCGCCGGGGTCGCGATCCAGTCCTCGTACAACGGGACCACCACCACCCGGGGCAGCCACATCACCGCCGTCAACGCGCACTACAACGGCACGGTCGCCGCGCACAGCAGCACCGAGCCGTACAGCTTCTGGTTCGTCGCCACCGGCCCGATCACCGCACCGACCGGGTGCCGGATCAACGGCGACAAGTGCGACGGCTCCGCGGACGCGCCCCCGGGTGCGCCCGGCGGGCTGAAGCAGACCGATGTCACCGCCCGCACAGCGTCGCTGTCCTGGACGGCCGCCACCGCGGGCGACTTCCCCGTGGCCTCGTACGACATCCTGGCGGGCGGCAAGGTCGTCGGCTCCGCCACCGCGGCCACCTCCGCCACGGTCACCGGCCTGACCCCGGCCACCGCCTACGCGTTCACCGTCCGGGCCAAGGACACCCGGGGCAACGTCTCCGCCGAAAGCGCCCCGCTGACCGTCACGACCGTCGACCCGGCCACCGACACCTCGGCCCCGACGGCCCCCGGCGCCCTGCGCGCCACCGCCACCGACTCCTCGTCCGTGACGCTGGCCTGGACCGCGTCCACGGACAACCAGCGCGTCGCCGCGTACGACATCTACCGGGGCTCCGCCCTGGCCACCACGGTCTCCGGCACCACGACCACCGCGACCGTCGGGGGCCTGTCGCCCTCCACCTCGTACACCTTCACCGTGAAGGCCCGGGACGCCGCCGACAACGCCTCCCCGGCGAGCAACGTCCTCACCGTGAAGACCGACGACATCGTCGGTGCCGGGAACTACGCGAAGGTCGGCTACTTCGTCCAGTGGG
Proteins encoded in this window:
- a CDS encoding alpha/beta fold hydrolase, translating into MDDQSVVDVGDVRLAYRSWGDPFGSPVVLLHDLGASAASWEAAGSLLGREWRVYGIDLRGHGESDWPDDYDLELMRDDVLGFLDECELDRAGVVGHGMGGVVAHLLAQEYPDRVERLVLVETPPPFPGAAGRAVEPDGPADYDEAVLNSVNGELADPDPAWARGLGEIVAPTLMLAGGPASTMPQGRLQDMASMIPDCHLVTMGGGHRPHEADPEQTAQRITEFFTS
- a CDS encoding fibronectin type III domain-containing protein, with the protein product MEGKTVRSPHTHAALACSAALLLAALTTACGSEAEADTRKPTAPHGVTAQASSATSAHVMWRAATDDTAVTGYDVYRQGKKVKSVSASRVMIDIDGLTASTAYTFTVRARDAAGNLSAPSAAASVTTPAPTPADHEPPTRPGTPRGKADGSRAATLSWGGSTDDVGVTAYDIYQEGSRIHSVPGTQTTARLTGLRPGTIYTFTVRARDAADTSSPDSASLDLTTASAPGAPASTAPTDLRITNRAEGKEHTVELDWKQPETGGKIPAYQLYMNGRLTTTIVWGGEPPAGRAHYELTVNDPQGTRYAMKLRAKLPDGKWGDFSAARTVVLGD
- a CDS encoding chitosanase encodes the protein MKLTPRALVTPLAALLMSATTLTGCAQAGGSSGKGPADGLAAPAKKDIAMQLVSSAENSTLDWKAQYKYIEDIGDGRGYTGGIIGFCSGTGDMLRVVERYAKSRPGNALERFLPALRQVKGGDAHTGLGSPFTRAWAEAAKDARFREAQDAERDASYFDPAVRRAKEDGLGTLGQFVYYDAYVMHGEADAEGTTGFRTIRSQALDAARAPADGGDETAYLDAFLDARVDAIREEPSHSDTSRVETAQRVFLDRGNLDLDPPLAWKVYGDSYEIKRA
- a CDS encoding amidohydrolase family protein, which gives rise to MLCVRGVVLPEREERAFWIEGEVLREGAPPGGFAGRRAETVVDGGWLVPGLVDVHTHPGATDTSEPFSEELLREQLRAHRDAGVLAVRTPGTAARMPAWVDEDRELPRVTSAGRWLATPGRFIPGFGRDVTEAELVRAAVEESAASSGWCKVVGDWRQDEPPVSLGLLTEVVTAVHAAGGKVAVHCQTAEGTRNAVLAGADSLEHGMHLDPGLLDRMAAQGTAFVPTLAAFGRGVDAMRAREPSVRRDLWLAGWESMSGNVRAAHEAGVTVLAGTDSFPCGTVASEASWLLRAGLPAEAALGAASWTARSWLGLPGLVDGAPADLVAYDTDPTTDPAVLDHPRRIVLRGHVVR
- a CDS encoding ankyrin repeat domain-containing protein — encoded protein: MSRGGTALFLSSEQAASWRQVRRYAVPRSVIEESAALREAGDWRGACAAAGFDVRVDPDRVSVQYGAETAEALLADLRDLVPDLLRWHLPRILAGRSTLATDRTVLLAGYGSAPGAYLQLSTPAMVDGPQRLPLRFGPPKRRAAYGLTDDWRSLGHLWRASEAGELRARAGGADRLPFLTADGTPLPADLLPPDEDPGSGDPVARAEWIGLLYADERIADALAAAGIAWDPTPPEMPSYYRTTPETIVAGLALDVARLEAEVRRFAELTGAEVFQIGQDWRARVRLDFTGPGLGGPLRIRLVARDTADGAVLLPEAVWRRVPDLELLADGILTPTDLHPLVARSLFPDHAGPFGPPGVAPPAPARVRCRGDWHEVGFRDGTLTSPHTAQERQRESALRAFGGAVTGCFAVEHACLTGTGRLPRALAAQRRDLFLRAQHGDTAGVVALLDAGVDPRVRDGGRHTLLHVLPLVDHTVLLPRLLAAGLDLEARDHRERTPLSAAVSGRGTAALVRDLLDAGARIDVSDQTELSLEQMIRKYRRTDLRFLAERVLKEHPDAGSEWWDEWDEDHDDAYDEEDGEDA
- a CDS encoding chitosanase; its protein translation is MYAPHKRTARRTTRSVRVALVALGLTLTAVPATAFAGTAPVPTAAAHHQEAASTGLDDPAKKDIAMQLVSSAENSSLDWKAQYGYIEDIGDGRGYTAGIIGFCSGTGDMLDLVELYTQRKPDNALAGYLPALREVDGSDAHDGLDPGFQDAWETAAQDPDFQQAQNDERDRVYFDPAVSRAKSDGLGTLGQFAYYDAIVMHGDGGDSTSFGSIRQRALAQARPPSQGGDEVAYLDAFLDARVWAMEQEEAHSDTSRVDTAQRVFLRNGNLNLDPPLDWKVYGDSFHIG
- a CDS encoding TIGR03086 family metal-binding protein, with the translated sequence MDTQPLDLEPAARRITAQLDAVDDGALGAATPCPGVTVGALLAHIEGLAVAFRDAARKEPGPVTDSAPAVESGVLETGWRTTLPAALDGMVAAWRVPDAWEGMTRAGGVDLPGQVAGMVALNELVLHGWDLAKATGQPFDAEDAHLRNTLALLADQGDDPSPFGPPVPVADDAPLLDRAVARGGRRPDWRPGG
- a CDS encoding vWA domain-containing protein — protein: MPGPEEQPEGHAARLTLDHTKLLAARYRAASDRPYLATALYALSVVASDRVPTMGVDRHWRCYVSPAFVERTPVAELAGVWVHEVAHLLRDHHGRAARLPAADQRDAHRVNIAQDCEINDDLISDGLPLPEGRMEPGLFGLPSGQLFETYLPALPPGPPPHNCGSGAHGRPEPWELPGAEGPSPLGPTEAEALRRRTAESMRAHQRTRGSLPAGWRRWAEEILEPVVDWRQALAGAVQEAAAWASGAVDYTYRRPSRRSAALRGVVLPTLRRPLPRVAVVVDTSGSMGDDELAAALGEVTGVLREVGIRGNRVTVLACDADVHAVSRVTSADQVALGGGGGTDMRVGIARALAAPERPGIVVVLTDGHTPWPDESPSCRLVAALIGTDAPQPPSWIETVRVPL
- a CDS encoding AAA family ATPase → MSTVAPGVPAQAPPHPLDAADALNGRLRATRTETVASPQLEALALAVTANQPVLLWGEPGIGKSAGLEQLAAGLGLDLETVIASVHEPSDFAGLPVVGDDPATTGVPMAPPDWAVRLARKGQGLLFFDELSSAPPAVQAALLRVVLERRVGSLKLPDAVRIVAAANPPSSAADGWHLSPPLANRFVHLHWTHDPRTVARGMAGTWPEATVPVVDPARTAGAVARARGAVSGFLTARPGLVHHLPADAEGRGRAWPSPRTWDMALRLLAAGYATGTGRDAVAAALTGAVGDGAGIELLSYLENLDLPDPDRVLADPDAFALPERGDRQLAFLIAVVAAVQAEPTRPRWEAGWAVLAKAVAAGVPDVAARAAMDLAAMRDTDWPVPEGIDAFLELLQLSGALPGSA